A window of Acinonyx jubatus isolate Ajub_Pintada_27869175 chromosome E4, VMU_Ajub_asm_v1.0, whole genome shotgun sequence contains these coding sequences:
- the SPATA45 gene encoding spermatogenesis-associated protein 45, protein MTSKNRTNEIIKKLKASKKHLLEEINEKRDSNCFVERSNQVSLLRVQKRHFSGAYQSFTHTQIKEPVPDSGRSSWVTLSLLVHTEKKHFPAKNNAIFG, encoded by the exons ATGACCTCTAAAAACAGAACcaatgaaatcattaaaaaacttaaagctAGCAAAAAACATCTCCTGGAGGAGATAAACGAAAAGCGTGACTCCAACTGCTTTGTGGAAAGAAGCAATCAAGTCAGTTTATTGAGAGTTCAAAAGAGGCATTTCAGTGGTGCCTACCAGTCCTTTACTCACACCCAAATCAAAGAACCCGTTCCTGACAGTGGCAGGAGCTCCTGGGTCACACTGAGTCTCCTGGTTCACACCGAGAAAAAGCACTTTCCTGCAAAAA ataatgcCATATTTGGATAA